Sequence from the Sphingomonas sp. SORGH_AS_0950 genome:
ATTCTGGATCAGGGCAATAAGGAAGCCGCGACCTTTAGCGAGGAGCGGCCCCGGTGGGAAGCGGGGTTGGGAATTGGGCCCCGCGCGATCAGGACTCGCGGGGGGCGTAGACCTGTTCGGGTCCCGGAAAACGCCGCGCGCGGACATCCTCGGCATAGGTCCGCGCCGCCTCGCCGATCCGCTCGCCCATCGTCTCGTAGCGGCGGACGAAGCGCGCGGTGCGGTCGAACAGGCCCAGCATGTCCTCGCCGACCAGCACCTGCCCGTCGCACTCGGCCGACGCGCCGATGCCGATGGTCGGGCAGGCGACCTGCCGGGTGATCTCGATCGCGATGGGTTCGACCACCCCCTCGATCACCACCGAAAAGGCCCCCGCCTCCGCCACCGCCACCGCATCGGCGACGATCTTGGCGGCTTCCTCGGGGCTGCGGCCGCGCGCGCCATAGCCGCCCAGCACGTTGACCGCCTGCGGTGTCAGGCCGACATGGCCCATGACGGGGATGCCGCGCTCGACCAGGAAGCGGACGGTCGGCGCCATGGCGACCCCGCCCTCCAGCTTGACCGCCGCCGCGCCGGTTTCCTTGAGCAACCAGGCGGCATTCTCGAACGCCTTTTCCGGGCTCGCCTCATAGCTGCCAAAGGGCAGGTCGATGACGACCACCGCATGATAGCTGCCCCGCACGACCGCCGCCCCGTGCGCGGCCATCATCTGGAGCGTGACCGGCACGGTCGAGGGCAGGCCGTATATCACCTGCCCCAGGCTGTCGCCGACCAGCAGCATGTCGCAATGCGGGTCGAGCAGCTGCGCCGAGCGCACCGTATAGGCGGTCAGCATGACCAGGGGCGTGCCGCCCTTGGCGCGGCGGATGGCGGGGATGGTCAGCCGCTTCATCGGCGCGGGCGTGGGATTGGCGCGACTCGTCGCGGTGTCGAGCGTGTAGGTCGTGGACATGGCGCCAGCCTCTACTCCCGCTAGGCCACCGGCTCCAGCCCCCTGCTTTGCGGGCGG
This genomic interval carries:
- the panB gene encoding 3-methyl-2-oxobutanoate hydroxymethyltransferase, which produces MSTTYTLDTATSRANPTPAPMKRLTIPAIRRAKGGTPLVMLTAYTVRSAQLLDPHCDMLLVGDSLGQVIYGLPSTVPVTLQMMAAHGAAVVRGSYHAVVVIDLPFGSYEASPEKAFENAAWLLKETGAAAVKLEGGVAMAPTVRFLVERGIPVMGHVGLTPQAVNVLGGYGARGRSPEEAAKIVADAVAVAEAGAFSVVIEGVVEPIAIEITRQVACPTIGIGASAECDGQVLVGEDMLGLFDRTARFVRRYETMGERIGEAARTYAEDVRARRFPGPEQVYAPRES